The following proteins are encoded in a genomic region of Enoplosus armatus isolate fEnoArm2 chromosome 11, fEnoArm2.hap1, whole genome shotgun sequence:
- the LOC139292388 gene encoding SH3 domain-binding protein 4, which yields MAAHRIRATTTNNTSLPRCKSEGTLIDLSEGVSEASLTDVKVPSPSALRLDATASFGAAREVVAIKDYCPSSFTTLKFSKGDLLYVLDSSGGEWWYAHNNTEMGYIPAAYVEPINYRDSSFSDSGMIDTVGDCNEEAAKEMDLLGEWAGVILKPTTFQNGNPFATTHTSTNPFLNGGLQSSLDQNSNEKSVDLLLFDTLTPSVPNSTSSTADINGFGSGVFNLNPLSPTVGVGQTLRRDNPFFRSKRSYSLSELSILQAQSDAPQASGFFGGLKAPAPEQFQSREDFRTAWLTHRKLARSCHDLDSLGQNPGWGQTQPVETNIVCRLDSSGGAVQLPDTNISIHIPEGHVAPGDTQQISIKALLDPPLELNNDRCTTVSPVVEIKLSNMETKTTVTLEMKVSVVVKMESRQTTEVLCVRSDCKEGPYTPIPQAYIYGDTVQVCLDNLEPCMYVCVVAQSQSISPDSIVWEHVVKKITLGVYGPKHIHPSFKTVVAMFGHDCAPKTLLVSEVGKQVQSAPSVVLQLWGKHQFVLSKPQDLRVGVYSNMANYEVKASDQARVVRGFQVKLGKVSRLVYIIATRNTEDVSDFTLRIQVKDDQDCILAQFCVQTPTPPPKAGPKTSVQRRFLKKKEVGKIVLSPLAIATKYPVFQDRRINNLKFGKLIKTVIRQTKNQYLLEYKKGDFVALLSEEKIKLKGQLWTKEWYIGYYQGKMGFVHAKNVLVVGKVKPIYFSGPDLTTSLLLEQILKPCKFLTYIYASVRTILMENIGNWRAFADALGYVNLPLTHFCRAELDSEPERVASVLEKLKEDCNNAESKERKSFQKELLTALLKMDCQGLVARLVMDFVLLTTAVEVAGRWRELAERLVKVSRQQMDAYEAPHRDKNGVVDSEAMWKPAYDFLVTWAAQIGDSYRDVIQELHMGLDKMKSPITKRWKHLTGTLILVNCLDALRSSAFSPAAQDDYAI from the exons TCTCCCAGTGCCTTACGACTGGACGCGACTGCCTCCTTCGGCGCTGCCAGGGAAGTCGTTGCCATTAAGGACTACTGCCCATCCAGCTTCACCACCCTGAAGTTCTCTAAAGGAGACCTCCTCTACGTTCTGGACTCGTCAGGGGGAGAGTGGTGGTACGcccacaacaacacagagatggGTTACATCCCTGCGGCTTATGTGGAGCCCATCAACTACAGAGACTCGTCCTTCAGCGACAGCGGGATGATCGACACCGTGGGAGACTGTAACGAGGAGGCGGCCAAAGAAATGGACCTTCTAGGAGAATGGGCAGGGGTGATTCTGAAACCGACCACCTTCCAAAACGGAAATCCTTTCGCAACAACCCATACCTCTACAAACCCTTTCCTGAACGGGGGTCTTCAGAGCTCACTTGATCAGAACAGTAATGAGAAATCAGTCGACCTCCTTCTGTTTGATACGCTCACTCCATCAGTACCCAACTCCACCAGCAGCACCGCCGACATCAATGGTTTTGGCAGTGGCGTTTTTAACTTGAACCCTCTTAGTCCCACTGTGGGGGTGGGGCAAACGTTGCGCAGGGACAACCCGTTTTTTAGAAGCAAACGGTCCTACAGTCTGTCTGAGCTGTCCATCTTGCAGGCTCAGTCCGACGCCCCTCAGGCCTCAGGTTTCTTTGGAGGCCTGAAAGCACCGGCGCCAGAGCAGTTCCAGAGCAGGGAGGATTTCCGGACAGCGTGGCTCACCCACCGCAAACTAGCCAGATCCTGCCATGACTTGGACTCGCTGGGTCAGAACCCAGGCTGGGGCCAAACGCAGCCGGTGGAGACCAACATCGTCTGTCGGCTGGACAGCTCAGGAGGGGCTGTCCAGCTTCCGGACACCAACATCAGCATCCATATACCCGAGGGCCACGTCGCCCCCGGGGACACCCAGCAAATCTCAATCAAAGCTCTGCTAGACCCGCCGCTAGAGCTGAACAACGACCGCTGCACCACCGTCAGCCCTGTGGTGGAGATCAAACTCAGCAACATGGAGACCAAAACCACTGTTACCCTGGAGATGAAAGTGTCTGTTGTGGTGAAAATGGAGAGCAGGCAGACGACAGAAGTCTTGTGTGTTAGGAGTGATTGTAAAGAGGGACCTTACACTCCCATACCTCAGGCATACATATATGGGGACACAGTCCAGGTGTGCCTGGACAACCTGGAAccgtgcatgtatgtgtgtgttgtggctcAGTCCCAGTCCATATCGCCGGACTCCATAGTTTGGGAGCATGTGGTTAAAAAGATCACCTTAGGAGTATATGGTCCCAAACATATTCACCCGTCCTTCAAGACAGTCGTGGCTATGTTTGGCCACGATTGTGCCCCAAAGACGTTATTGGTGAGTGAGGTAGGCAAACAGGTGCAGTCTGCACCATCAGTAGTGCTGCAGCTCTGGGGTAAACACCAGTTTGTCTTGTCCAAACCCCAGGACCTCCGCGTTGGAGTTTACTCCAACATGGCCAACTATGAGGTAAAGGCCAGTGACCAGGCCAGAGTGGTCCGCGGCTTCCAGGTTAAGCTAGGCAAAGTCAGCAGGCTCGTCTACATCATTGCCACGCGCAACACTGAAGATGTTTCTGATTTCACCTTAAGAATCCAGGTCAAAGACGACCAAGATTGTATACTGGCTCAGTTTTGTGTCCAGACACCAACACCGCCACCCAAAGCGGGCCCAAAGACATCAGTGCAGCGGCGCTTCCTGAAGAAGAAGGAAGTGGGCAAGATAGTCTTGTCTCCCCTCGCCATCGCCACCAAGTACCCTGTTTTTCAGGACCGGAGAATAAATAACCTGAAGTTTGGAAAATTAATCAAAACTGTCATCCGGCAAACAAAAAATCAGTACTTGCTCGAGTACAAAAAAGGAGACTTCGTAGCTCTGTTGAGTGAAGAGAAGATCAAGCTGAAGGGCCAGTTGTGGACAAAAGAATGGTACATTGGATATTATCAGGGCAAAATGGGATTTGTTCATGCAAAGAATGTGCTGGTGGTTGGCAAAGTTAAGCCCATTTACTTCAGCGGGCCCGACCTTACCACTTCACTGTTACTGGAGCAGATACTCAAGCCCTGCAAGTTCCTCACGTACATCTACGCCTCCGTAAGAACTATACTGATGGAGAACATCGGCAACTGGCGAGCGTTTGCCGACGCCCTCGGATACGTCAACCTGCCCTTGACCCATTTCTGTCGCGCAGAGCTGGACAGCGAACCCGAGAGGGTCGCGTCCGTGCtggagaagctgaaggaggaCTGCAACAACGCGGAGAGCAAAGAGCGAAAGTCCTTCCAGAAAGAGCTCCTGACG GCTCTGTTGAAGATGGACTGTCAGGGCCTCGTGGCCAGACTCGTCATGGACTTCGTCCTCCTCACCACGGCCGTGGAGGTGGCCGGACGCTGGAGGGAGCTGGCCGAGAGGCTCGTCAAGGTTTCCCGCCAGCAGATGGATGCCTACGAGGCGCCGCATCGCGACAAGAACGGGGTGGTGGACAGCGAG GCCATGTGGAAGCCGGCGTATGACTTCCTGGTCACGTGGGCCGCTCAGATCGGCGACAGCTACAGGGACGTGATCCAGGAGCTGCACATGGGCTTAGACAAGATGAAGAGCCCCATCACCAAGCGCTGGAAGCACCTGACCGGCACGCTCATCCTGGTCAACTGCCTGGACGCCCTGCGGAGCTCCGCCTTCAGCCCCGCCGCTCAGGACGACTACGCCATCTGA